One stretch of Juglans microcarpa x Juglans regia isolate MS1-56 chromosome 3D, Jm3101_v1.0, whole genome shotgun sequence DNA includes these proteins:
- the LOC121256520 gene encoding stress-associated endoplasmic reticulum protein 2-like, with translation MTTSRRLADRKVERFEKNIMKRGAVPETTTKKGKDYPVGPVLLGFFIFVVIGSSLFQIIRTATSGGMA, from the exons ATG ACGACATCTAGGCGACTTGCAGACAGGAAGGTGGAGAGGTTCGAGAAGAACATTATGAAGAGAGGAGCTGTGCCCGAAACAAccacaaaaaaaggaaaggactaTCCCGTCGGTCCTGTTCTGCTTGGCTTCTTCATCTTCGTTGTCATCGGTTCAT CTCTCTTTCAGATAATTAGAACAGCAACAAGTGGAGGCATGGCTTAA